A segment of the Candidatus Omnitrophota bacterium genome:
TGCCTGGCGTATATGTCGGCGATGGCTATTTCCGCCTGTCCGGCAAGTTCGGATTTGGCCAGGCCTATCACCTTTTCAAAATTGCCCACCCCTTCCGGATATTTGCCTTCCTCGGCATAGATCGACCCCAGCGCGTAATACGCGTCGGATGTAAGGTTGCTTTTGGGAAAATCGCGGATCAAAGCGGAAAAATATCTTTTCGCCAGGTTCAGGTCGTTCTGCCGGTAATAAAATTCGCCCAGCCACCAGATTATCGCCGGGGTCAGCGCCGAATCCGGGTACTTGGCCCGCAGGCTGTTGAACCTGGACATCGCTTCTTTATCGTTGCCCATCTGGGAATAAGAATCCGCTATTTCATACTCGCACCTTTGCACCAGCTCGATATCCTGGCCGTATATCCTGATTATGTTCTTAAAGACCTCGATCGCCCGGGCAAAATCAGCCAAATTATAAAAACTGGTCCCCAGAAGATACATCGCCTGAGAGGCGAGATTGCTCTGGGGGAATCCCTCCTGGAACTTCAGGAATATCTCTTTGCTGGAATTATAATCCTGCTTTTGAAAATAAGCCAGTCCCAGCGCGTATGAGGCGTCATCCAAAAGCGTCGAAGACGGGAAATTGCGCTTGAAATTCAGGAAACTTAAAACCGCGCCCTCATAATTGGAAAGCTTGAGCATGGATAAACCCAGCTGATACTGGACATAATCCCCATAAAAGCTGTCCGGATAATCCCTTAATATGCTGTCATAGGTCTCCTGCGCCTTGACGTAATCCCCTGAATCCTGATAGGCGTCCCCGATCTGGCAGAGCGCGCTGATCTTGATTATTTTGTCCTCGCTCAAGCTTACGATCTTTTTAAATTCGGTTATCGCCTCTTTGAACTGCCCGTCTTTCAGATAAGCCCAGGCCAGGCCGTAATGCAATTTGTCGATCATTTCAGCGGGAATGGACCCATCTGATACTTTATCGGACGCCTCCAGGTATGCCGCTGCCGAGCCCTTGTATTCTCCCAGGCTGTAAAGCGAATCCGCCTTGCCCAGGTATGCCTGGACCAGGGTGACCGGGTCATTCGTGCTCTCGATCAACCGCGCATATGTCTCTTTTGACTCCTGGAATTTACCGGTATCGAAATAAAGGATCGCCCGGCCCAGCGATAAAGCGTCCTGGCTGTGCTTTTCCAGAGAATCCGCCGGGATCAACTTGAATGAACCTTCAGCCTGTTCATACTGTTTTAGCTTCAAATACGCCCAGCCCATACCCAGCCGGGACAAGGCTTGGATCTTAACATCGTCAGTAGCGCTGACCACCCGGGAATACGCGTCTACCGCGTCATTGAGATTACCCAGGTAATATTCCGCTTCAGCCAGATAAAAATAGAGATAGGCGGTTTTCAGGTTATCCCGGCTGTAATTCTTCAGGTGCGCCTTCAACTTATCCTTAAGCCCGGAATAATCCTTGAGGTTATAAAGGCATTCAATGACCTTAAAAGTCGCTTCCTGCACCTGGGGATGCATGGGAAACTTTTCTTCCACGGTCTTGAAGCTCTCCAGCGCCTCGCGGAACTTTTGCTCTTGAAAAAGGCACCAGCCAAGGGAATAATACGCGGATACCGCGTACGCCGAATCAGGGAATCCGTCTATGATCATCTTATAATAAGACGCCGCCCGGGAAAAATTATTCCCCCGAAAATTGACCTCGGCGATCCAGTAAAAGACCGCGTCCTTTATGTCTTTGCCGCCGGGCAGGTCGAACACCTCCTCAAACTTCTTCAACGCCTCCAGGAACTTGTTCTGGTGGAAATAACACCTGCCGGTCAAAAGATTAACCTGGGCCACTTTTGATGAAGCCGGGTAATTCCTCAGGTAACGCTCCAGAAGCGACAAGCACACATCGTAGAACCCGTCTTCAAAAGCCTTCTGGGCCACGAACAAAGCCTCCGCCTCCCGGGAATTGTCTTCGGCCAAAAGAACCCTGGGAGCGGCAGCCTGGGACAGGATAAAAAAAGACGCAGTCGCGATAAAAATACCGCAAATAGAGCTCTTGAACAGGGATTTTATTTTCATGGTCTCACTATATCACTTTCCGGTTATTTTTCAATACGTTTATGAGGAACTCCCCCGTATATGAATTCTTGACGCCGCAGATATCCTCCGGGCTTCCGCTGGCGGCCAGATACCCCCCGCGGTCCCCGCCTTCCGGGCCCAGGTCTATTATATGGTCCGCGGATTTGACCACCTCCAGGTTATGCTCGATGACTATCACTGTATTGCCCAGATCAACCAGCTTTTGCAGGACATCCAGAAGCTTGGCCACATCCGCGAAATGCAGGCCGGTGGTCGGCTCATCCAATATATATAATGTCTTACCGGTAGACCTGTGGCTCAACTCAGCCGCCAGCTTGATCCTCTGGGCCTCTCCTCCGGATAAAGTAGTGG
Coding sequences within it:
- a CDS encoding tetratricopeptide repeat protein; translated protein: MKIKSLFKSSICGIFIATASFFILSQAAAPRVLLAEDNSREAEALFVAQKAFEDGFYDVCLSLLERYLRNYPASSKVAQVNLLTGRCYFHQNKFLEALKKFEEVFDLPGGKDIKDAVFYWIAEVNFRGNNFSRAASYYKMIIDGFPDSAYAVSAYYSLGWCLFQEQKFREALESFKTVEEKFPMHPQVQEATFKVIECLYNLKDYSGLKDKLKAHLKNYSRDNLKTAYLYFYLAEAEYYLGNLNDAVDAYSRVVSATDDVKIQALSRLGMGWAYLKLKQYEQAEGSFKLIPADSLEKHSQDALSLGRAILYFDTGKFQESKETYARLIESTNDPVTLVQAYLGKADSLYSLGEYKGSAAAYLEASDKVSDGSIPAEMIDKLHYGLAWAYLKDGQFKEAITEFKKIVSLSEDKIIKISALCQIGDAYQDSGDYVKAQETYDSILRDYPDSFYGDYVQYQLGLSMLKLSNYEGAVLSFLNFKRNFPSSTLLDDASYALGLAYFQKQDYNSSKEIFLKFQEGFPQSNLASQAMYLLGTSFYNLADFARAIEVFKNIIRIYGQDIELVQRCEYEIADSYSQMGNDKEAMSRFNSLRAKYPDSALTPAIIWWLGEFYYRQNDLNLAKRYFSALIRDFPKSNLTSDAYYALGSIYAEEGKYPEGVGNFEKVIGLAKSELAGQAEIAIADIYARQEKLDLAVSIYKEKIKEYPNLAHLIYPRIGDIFSRMGKYDEALIAYYKSLDLVPLRQVPQIRFKIAEMLQSQGKNQDAVEEYLKVTYLDTRNAELGIKSFLRVAKIYEDSDKFAEAVNIYKKVAEIGVPESKFAQERIEALKTQ